The genomic segment ACGTGCCACGTCACCATTGGTTACAACGAATGTGCTCTGGAAAAGGTTGTAACCATACGACGCCTCGTCCCTCTAACGGTGCGAAAGAGCAAATTCCAGCCAATGCGGGAGTTGCTGAAAGAAAGGAATCTTGTGAACCAGCTGCTTCCCCTTTATCGGCGGTTCGTTAAAATCGCATCATCGTTGCAGTCTCCGATGCTGCTGGCTGTCCGCTTGTATTGGGGGTTCCAATTCGCCCAGACAGGTTGGGGCAAACTCCACGACTTGCCCAAAATCATCGGGTTCTTTGCGAGCCTGAACATACCGTTTCCGGCCTTCAACGCACACTTCGTGTCAGGCCTGGAGTTTGTTGGCGGCATTTTGCTGATGCTGGGTCTGTTCTCCCGCCCCATCGCACTTCTTCTGGCCGGCAACATGTTGGTTGCATACTGGACTGCAGACCGTGAGGCTCTGACGTCTGTTTTTTCCGATCCGGGGAAGTTTTACATCGCCGATCCTTATACGTTTCTGTTCGCTTCGCTGATGGTTTTGATCTTCGGAGCCGGATTCTTCGCGGTGGATACGTTCATCACCAAACAACTGGGAGCCACCTCCTAACATGGAGTCCAACGTCGAACGCAGGACAGAAGCCGAGATGATAACGGCCATACTCGCGGGCGATACCCAGCTCTTTCACGAGTTGATTCGCCCTCACGAACGGGCTGTCTACATGATGGCTTTGTCATACATGAAGAACGAGGCCGATGCGGAAGACGTCGCTCAGGAAGCGATTGTCCGCGCTTTCCGCCACCTCTCGTCCTTCCGCTCCGAGTCTCGTTTCAGCACCTGGCTAATCAGCATCACACTAAATGAGGCACGCGGCAGGTTGCGGCGGCAAACGACGGTTCGAATGGAATCCCTTGATACGTCTGTCGCCGAAGATTCGCCCGTCTCGCCTGCTCTCCTCCGGGACTGGCGCGAGATTCCCTCGGAGGCGGTCGAACGTTCCGAGGTGCGAGTATTGCTTCAGAAAGCAATTCAGAGTCTCCCCGATATTTATCGAGAGGTATTCTTCCTGCGAGATGTGGAGGAGCTCAGCATCAACGAGACCGCCGAGACATTAAAGATAAGCGTACCGGCCGTGAAGGTCCGACTGCATCGGGCCCGCATGATGCTACAAAAGCAGCTGGCACCACGACTAAAGACAGTGAACCCAGCGCCGAAAAGGAGGTGGCTGCCTTGGTCATAGAATGCAAACACGTTTGGGAGCACATCTCCGGATATCTCGATGGGACCTTGTCCGATGAGACGCGAGAGGTGGTGCAGAAGCATCTGGACCACTGTGAGATATGCTCGGCGATTCTCGACTCGACGCGGAACATCATCATCCTCACCGCCGACGATCACGTCTTCGAGTTGCCCGTCGGTTTCAGCGAGCGACTGCATGCGCGTATCGATCTGGAGTTTCCCGCCCGCTGATG from the Occallatibacter riparius genome contains:
- a CDS encoding DoxX family protein — encoded protein: MQSPMLLAVRLYWGFQFAQTGWGKLHDLPKIIGFFASLNIPFPAFNAHFVSGLEFVGGILLMLGLFSRPIALLLAGNMLVAYWTADREALTSVFSDPGKFYIADPYTFLFASLMVLIFGAGFFAVDTFITKQLGATS
- a CDS encoding anti-sigma factor family protein, whose translation is MVIECKHVWEHISGYLDGTLSDETREVVQKHLDHCEICSAILDSTRNIIILTADDHVFELPVGFSERLHARIDLEFPAR
- a CDS encoding sigma-70 family RNA polymerase sigma factor, encoding MESNVERRTEAEMITAILAGDTQLFHELIRPHERAVYMMALSYMKNEADAEDVAQEAIVRAFRHLSSFRSESRFSTWLISITLNEARGRLRRQTTVRMESLDTSVAEDSPVSPALLRDWREIPSEAVERSEVRVLLQKAIQSLPDIYREVFFLRDVEELSINETAETLKISVPAVKVRLHRARMMLQKQLAPRLKTVNPAPKRRWLPWS